TGGCTCGCGATGGTGCGCTTCCAGATCAGCTCATAGAGCCGCGCCTGGTCGGCATCGAGCTTGCGGCTCATGCTGTCGGGACGGCGGGACATGTCGGTCGGGCGGATCGCTTCGTGCGCTTCCTGGGCGTTCTTGGCCTTGGCCTGGTACTGGCGCGGGGCGTCCGGCACATAGGCGTTGCCGTAGTCCTCGCCGATCACCTTGCGCGCCTGCGTGATCGCGGACGGATCGATCTGCACGCCGTCGGTACGCATATAAGTAATGAGTCCGGTGGTCTCGCCGCCGATGTCGATGCCTTCATAAAGGCGCTGCGCGATCCGCATCGTATGCGCCGGCGCAAAACCGTATTTGCGGCTGGCTTCCTGCTGCAAGGTCGAGGTGGTGAAGGGCGCCTGCGGATTGCGGCGCGCGGGCTTTGCGTCGACCGCGGTCACGGCATAGGCAGCCGTTTCCAGCGCCTTCTTGAAGTCTTCGGCTTCCGCGCCGGTGCCGATGTCGAGGCGCTGGATCTTCTTGCCGTCGGCGCCGACAAGGCGCGCCTCGAAGGCATCGCCGCGCGGCGTCAGCAATGTCGCGATCAGCGACCAATATTCGCGGGCGACGAATTTCTCGATCTCGAGCTCGCGGTCGCAGACGAGCCGCAGCGCCACCGACTGCACGCGGCCGGCCGAGCGGGCGCCCGGCAGCTTGCGCCACAGCACGGGGGAGAGGGTGAAGCCGACCAGATAGTCGAGCGCGCGGCGGGCCATATAGGCATCGACCAGCGCGCCGTCGATCTGGCGCGGATGCTTCATCGCGTCCGTGACGGCCTGCTTGGTGATGGCGTTGAACACGACGCGCTCGATCTTCTGATCCTTCAGCGCCCGCTTCTCTTTCAACACCTCCAGCACGTGCCAGGAAATGGCTTCGCCCTCGCGATCAGGGTCGGTTGCCAGAATCAGGCGGTCAGCACCCTTCAGGGACTTGGCAATGTCGTTGAGCCGGCCGGCCGCCTTGGGATCGATCTCCCAGATCATCTTGAAATTGGCGTCGGGATCGACGGAACCGTTCTTCGCCGGCAAGTCCCGGACATGGCCGAACGAGGCCAGAACCTCATAGGACGAGCCCAAATACTTGTTGATCGTCTTGGCTTTCGCCGGCGACTCCACAATGACGATATTCATGTAGTTCCAGTAACTTACGGGGAAATTCTAGGCCTGAGTCGACAAGATTCGGTTCGGCCGTTTCGTCCCGAACATGGGTGGTGAGGCCTCCGCTGTCAAATCGAAGGGTGTTGAAAGCCTGCGAGATGGGAAAAGTTTCATATCGAGAAAGTTGCGAAATACCACCTTGGAGTTGTGGCCGATGTCGGCGTAATGTTCCCGCGGGGCATGGATTCGGGTGGGGCTGGTGGCAAGGCCGGGTAAGAAACGGGCGCGCGCCGCAAGAGGCGCGCGGGGAGGCTCGCGCAACGAGGAACCGGGGGAGGGCGGCGTCGATGAAGCCGTGGCCTTCATCGCCGAGCAGGTGGGCGCATTGCGCAAGCTCGCCGAGCGCCACAAGCTCGACGTGCTGCATTATCTCTTGGGCATGACCAAGCTAGAGGCTGACGAGCACCTTCGGCTGCGGAGCAAGCGTAAGCTGTCGTGAGGGATCCGTCATCCTGAGGCGCGAGTGGCACGATGCGAAGCATCACGCAGGGAGCCTCGAAGGATGAACGGCCGCGATGCAGCCGGGCCGTCGCCCTTCGAGGCTCGCCGAAGAGGCGAGCACCTCAGGGTGACGGTGCTAGATTTGAGCGCGCTGCTTCAACGATCGTCATTGCGAGTTGGGACCAGCATTGAGGGGCTGACGCGCGCTGGATGAAACTTTTCGGGGGTGGAGAGAGGCGGTAGATTGGGGCGCCGTCGGCAAAGAGGTCGATTACTCTCTGGTGCGTGAGAGCCCGGTTGCGAGTTGGACCCGGGTTGCCTGGATGACCCACACTGGCGCGGAGGGGCAACATGGCCCTGGAGCACGCTTCCTAGCATTCTTTTCTGACAGGCGCCTATGCCGCCGGCGCGAACTGTTGAGGAGAGCAGCATGGATATTCTGTACGAGCGGGTGGCTGGCCTGGATGTGCACAAGGACACGGTCGTGGCCTGTGTGCGGATCATGGTCGACGGCAAGGCGCAGCGGGAGTGCCGGACCTTTGCAGCCGCGACTGAACAGCTTGGGGAGCTGCGAAGGTGGCTGGAAGAAAGCCGGTGCACGCATGTGGCGATGGAGGCGACGGGCGTCTACTGGATGCCAGTGTTCCGAATCCTGGGCGAAGGCGCCTTTGAACTGATCGTCGCCAATGCCGCGCACATCAAGAATGTGCCGGGACGCAAGACCGACATGAACGATGCGATGTGGATCGCCGATCTGTTGGCCTGCGGGCTGATCAAGGGCAGCTTCATTCCGGAGGAGGAGGTTCAGGAGTTGCGCGCGCTGACGCGGACGCGCAAGCAGCTGGTTCGCGAGCAGACGCGGCACGTGCAGCGGATCGAGAAGACGCTGGCAGAAGCCAACATCAAGCTTGGCTCAGTGATCTCCGACATCATGGGCGCGAGCGGCCGGCGGATCATCCAGGCGATGATTGAGGGCGTGCGGCAGCCCAACAAGCTGGCCGAGCTAGCCGGCAAGCAGATCAAGGCCTCGCCGAAGGAGCTCTACGACGCGTTGCACGGGCGGCTGACGGATCACCACCGCTTTCTGCTCGCGCTTCATCTGCAGCAGCGGGATGGCCTGGATGAGACGATTCGCAAGCTTGATGTCGAAATCGCTCAGCGGATCGAGTGCATGGAAGCGGAGGTCAACGGTGGCAAGATCCCCTTTCGCCACTTGATCGGATTGTTGACCACCATTCCCGGGGTCAGCGCGGTGGCGGCGCCGGCCATTCTGTCCGAGATCGGCGCCGACATGAGCCGCTTCCAGACCGCTGGCCATCTCGTCGCCTGGACCGGACTGTGTCCCGGACAGAACGAGAGCGCCGGCAAGCGCAAGTCCTCGCGCCTGCGCAAGGGCGCGCCGTGGCTCAAGACGATGCTCATTCAATGTGCCTGGGCTGCCAAGCGCACAAAGAACAGCTACTACCGGGCGCAGTTCTTCCGCTTGCAGGCCAAGCGCGGGCCGCAAAAGGCTATCTGCGCCGTCGCTGCCTCGATCCTCACCGCAATCTACCACATCCTCAAAGACGGCACGGAGCACCGCGACCTCGGCGCTGCTTACTTCGACCGCCGGCCCACGGAGGTCCAAGCAAGCCGCCTCGTCGCGCGCCTCAAAAAGCTGGGCTTCACCGTCCAACTCCAGCCCATCGCGGAGGCCGCCTGACGCTAAACCATCAGCCGTTTCTTCCTAGCGGAGCGAAGCAATCCAGAATCCCTCCGCGGTGAGACTCTGGATTGCTTCGTTCCGCTCGCAATGACAGTGCGGCGACAGTTTCGTCCTATCAAGCCGATCGCCGCCGCGGCGCTGGCCGGGGCTTCAGCGTGATATCGGCCAGACTGAGCAACCGTCCATCCTCGGCGTGCAGCTCGAGCTTCTTTACCGGGCGGCCTTTCGCGAGATCGACCATGATGGTGTCGATCTCCTCGGGCGTGTCGTCGAACTCCTCGCTCCATTGCCGCAGCGCGACCAGGATTGGGAAGAGGCCGCGTCCTTTCGGCGTCAGCACATATTCCTGGTAGGCGCTGCCGTCGGAGGCGGGGACCATCGCCAGAATGCCGTGGTCGAGCATCGATCGCAGCCGGGCCGACAAAATGTTCTTAGCCATCCCGAGCTTGCTCTGAAACTCGCCGAAGCGGCAAAGGCCGAGCATCGCTTCGCGGATGATCAGGAGTGTCCACCAGTCGCCGATCGCCTCCAGCGACCGCGCGACCGGGCAACCGTCGCCCTCAAAACTCGTTCGTTTCACCATTGTCCTGGTCCTGTCGTGTTCGCCCGATCCTGGCACCGATCACGCCCTTGTGTGGTTGCATTATAAAACCAACTGCCCTAAATGGCAACTGAGTTTCATTATGCAACCACTGGAGGCGAGCATGAGGTTGAAGAACAAGACGGCACTGATTACCGGCGGCAACAGCGGCATTGGACTGGCGACGGCCAAGGTATTCGTGGCCGAGGGCGCCAAGGTGATCGTCACCGGGCGCAACAAGGAGACGCTGGAGGCCGCCGCGAAGGAGCTCGGTCCGAACGCACTCGCGCTTGCTGCCGACGCCACGGAGATCGCCGCGACCGAGGCTGCGATCAAGCAGGGCGCCGAAAAGTTCGGCAAGCTCGACATCGTGTTTGCCAATGCCGGCATTCCCGGCAGCACGCCGCTCGGGTCGGCGACGCTCGAGACCTTCGAGAAGGTGATCAGCACCAATCTCACCGGCGTGTTCTTCACGGTTCAATCTGCGCTGCCTTATCTCAACGACAACGCCTCGATCATCCTCAACGGCTCGGTGATCTCCGTGCTCGGCATTCCCGGTTACTCGGCCTATGGCGCGGCGAAGGCCGGCGTGCGCGCGATGGCGCGGATCATGGCCTCGGAACTGTCGCCGCGCGGCATTCGCGTCAACGTGGTCGCGCCGGGTGCGATCCGCACGCCGATCTGGGGCGCGGCGATCGCAACACCGGAGGCGGAGAAGGCGTTCGAGAAGCGCATCGGGCTGTCGACGCCGCTCGGGCGCATTGGTGAACCAGATCACATCTCGAAGACGGTGCTGTTCCTTGCGTCGGACGATGCCGCGCACATCCAGGGCCAGGAGATCTTCGTCGATGGCGGCGCAGTGGCCTCGCCGAGCGGCGCGCCGATCTATCGCGGTTGATCGAATCACGCCCAAATTGAATCCATCCGGTGCGGCACGCAAGTTGCGCCGGATGGTTCCATCGTCTTGCGAGGCGTATTTTCTGAACCTTTGCGTGAAGCATTGAACCTTCGCTGGCGCTGCAAAGACACTCTTACGCGTAGGGGGTCATAAGACTCATTTTTAAGGGAGCCCGTGATGCCAAAGGCAGCCCGCATTTATTCTCCGATTTCAGCACCGCGTATTTACACCGAACGTTCCTCAGTTCCCTCCAAACGCTCCGACACGTCGGAGTTCATCGGGGTCGCCATCTTTTCCGGCATCGGCCTGCTCATTTCGCTCGCTGCCGTGATCCTCGGCGTGCAGGGCTCCTGGTTTTAGTCTGGTCGATCTGTCAGCCGCCGCCGGAGTTCGGCAGCGGCTGTTTCGGCATGCGCCTTACGCCGCACGCAAGCTGGTGGCGGCCTGAAGCGCGCCGGCTAGCGCTTTCTCGCGATGATCCGGCCCGACCTTGATGCCGTCGGCGAGGATGAACTCGGGATGGGTGATGCCGATGAAGCCGAACACCCAGCGCAGGTAGGTTTCGAGATGTTCGCCGAGCGCGGCAGGCGTATCGGCGCCGTAATAGCCGCCGCGTGAGATCGCCACGATCAGGCGCTTGTCGCCGGCAAGACCCTGCGGCCCGTTCGCGCCGTACTTGAAGGTCTTCCCCGCCACGAGGATGCGGTCGATCCAGGCCTTGAGCTGGCTCGGGATGGTGAAGTTGTACATCGGCGCGCCGATCACGACGATGTCGGCATCGAGGAACTCGTTCAGAACGGCCGCGCTCGCCGCGAGATCGGGTGCGAGTTCCGCGGGCGCAGGCGCGCCCTGGGCTGCCGCAAGATGCGAGCCGGTGAGGTGAGCAAGCGGAGTCTGGGTCAGGTCGCGATAGACGAGGTCGAGCGAGGGCGTGGCCTGCCGCAGCCGGTCGACGACGGCGGCGGAAACCTGCCTGGAGACGGAGTGGGGGCCGAGCACGCTGGAGTCGATATGGAGGAGTTTCATTTGGGTCACCCGTGGTATAGATTTGTAACCCGCACTACATGAGTGACTGTGGAATTCCCCGCAAGAACGCACTTTTTTGAGCCATGGGCACATCTTTGAGACCTGCGCACACCGATTTGCCTGCACCGCGGGTGCCGGACCCCGACCATCCCGACTGCCGTGGCGTGGCCTCGATCCTGTCGCGCGTCGGCGACAAATGGAGCGTGTTCGTCATCATGATGCTGAGCGACGGGCCCAAGCGCTTCAACGAGCTGAAGCGCATGATCAATGGCATCTCGCAGCGGATGCTGACGCTGACCTTGCGCGGGCTCGAGCGCGACGGCCTCGTCACGCGCACCATCTTCCCGACCATTCCGCCGCGCGTCGATTACGAGCTGACCGATCTCGGCCGCGGGCTCCAGCAGCCGGTGAAGGCGCTGGGCGAATGGGCGATCGCGCATCAGGAGCAGATCGCGGCGGCACGCACGCGCTTCGACGAGCGCAACGGCTCTTAAAGCAGCGACACCAGTCCGCCGCCGTGGCGTTCGAGCCGGCCGGCGAGCTCGAGTTCCAGCAGCACCGTGCGCACGATCGCGGGTGAGGCGCCGGACATCCGCACGAGATCGTCGATCGAGATGGGGACGGGGCCGAGCAGGCCGGTGATTTGGTCGCGGTCATGCCCCTGCGGATCGCCCTCGAACGGCTCGCTGTCGAGCTCACCTGCGGGATGCATCTGCGGTCGCTGCATGATCGGCGCGACGGCGTTGATGATGTCGGCGGCTTCGGTGACCAGCGTTGCGCCCTGCTTGATCAGATCGTTGGTGCCGGCGGCGCGCGGATCGAGCGGCGAGCCGGGGACCGCGAACACCTCGCGGCCCTGTTCGGCGGCCATGCGCGCGGTGATCAGCGAGCCCGAGCGGTGCGCGGCCTCCACCACGACCACGCCGAGCGCGGCGCCCGAGATCAGCCGGTTGCGGCGGGGAAAATCGCGGGCGCGCGGGTCGTGGCCGAGCGGCATTTCGGAGATCGCCGCGCCCGAATGATCGAGGATCGCGGCGAGCAGGTCGCCATGCTCGGGCGGATAGATGCAATCATGCCCGCCGGCGAGCACCGCGATCGTGCCGCTCTCGACGCTCGCGCGATGTGCGGCCTGGTCGACCCCGCGGGCAAGCCCCGAGATGATGATGAAGCCGGCTTCGCCAAGCTCGCGCGCGAGCTGGCCGGCGAATTTTAGCCCAGCGCCGGAAGCGTTGCGCGAGCCGACGATCGCGATCATCGGACGCATCAGCGTCGCGTTGTCGCCGCGCACGGCGAGCAGCGGTGGCGCATCGTCGAGCGTCGCGAGCCGTGCCGGGTAGCCGTCCTCGCCGGGCGCGAGCCAGGCGATGCCGAACTTGCGGCTTGCGGCGAGCTCACCTTTCGCTTCATCCACACTACAAATCCGCCCCGATCGCGACGCACCGCCGCGGCGTGCCAGATCCGGCAGCCGCTCTAGCGCGGCACGCGCGGTGCCGAAGTGATCGACCAGCGAACGGAAGGTACGCGGCCCGACATTGTCGGAGCGGATCAGCCGCAGCCGGTCGACCCTGTCAGCCTCGGTCAGCTCTGCGTTTCGGTGGATGGCGTCCACGGCATCTCCTTGTGGGGCCAGCATGGAACAACCTGAGGGCGTGAGCAACAGGGGCGTGCGCTTGCGCGGCCTCGTCGCGATGCTAAAAGCGATCCCAATAAGAAGGATTTTGCCATGATCTCACTCGCCGACCTCCAGCGCCGCATTGAAGCGGGGGAGCTTTCGCCCGATGACGCCATCGCCCAGTCGCATGCGGCGATCGAAGCCAAAGAGAAGGACGTCCGCGCCTTCGTTCGTCACGACAAGTCGGCAAAGGCGCAGGCCTCCGGCCCGCTGCGGGGTATTGCGGTCGGCATCAAGGACATCATCGACACCGCCAATCTGCCGACCGAGATGGGTTCGGAGATCTATCGCGGCTGGCAGCCGCGCTCGGACGCGCCTGTGGTGATGATGCTGAAGCGGGCAGGTGCCACCATCATCGGCAAGACCACGACCACGGCGTTCGCCTCGCGCGATCCGACGCCGACGCTCAATCCGCACAATGTCGGCCATACGCCGGGCGGCTCGTCCTCGGGCTCGGCGGCGGCTGTCGGCGCCGGCATGATCCCGCTTGCGCTGGGCACGCAGACTGGCGGCTCGGTGATCCGCCCCGCGGCTTATTGCGGTGCTGCTGCGATAAAACCGTCGTTCCGGATGCTGCCGACGGTGGGCGTGAAATGCTACTCGTGGGCGCTGGACACAGTCGGCCTGTTCGGATCGCGCGCGGAAGATCTCGCGCGCGGCCTGTTGGCGATGACCGGCCGCACCGAATTCTCCGGCATTGTCGCGGCGAAGGCGCCGCGTATCGGCGTGGTCCGGCAGGAGTTCGCCGAGGCCGTGGAGCCGGCGGCTGAGGAGGGCTTGCAGGTTGCCATCAAGGCGGCCGAGAAGGCCGGCGCCAGCGTGCAGACCATCGATCTGCCCGAGGCAGTGCAGGAGGCCTGGCGCATCCATCCGATCATCCAGGATTTTGAGGCGCATCGCGCGCTCGCCTGGGAATTTGACGCGCGCCACGACGAGATCGCGCCGATGCTGCGCGCCAGCCTCGATGAGACCGTCGGACTGACGCCGCAGGAATATGACGACGCTCGCCGGATCGCCCGCCGCGGACGTCGCGAGCTTGGCGAGCTGTTCGAAGGTTTCGACGTGCTGCTCACCTATTCGGCGCCGGGTACTGCGCCGGCCAAGGAGCTCGCCTCGACCGGCTCGCCCCGCTACAACCGGCTGTGGACGCTGATGGGCAACCCTTGCGTCAACGTGCCGGTGATGAAGATCGGTGGCCTCCCGATCGGCGTGCAGGTGATCGCACGCTTCGGCAACGATCCGGGCGCATTGGCGGCGGCGTGGTTTTTGGAAAACGCGCTGGCCAAATCAGGCTAGCGCGGGCTCGGCCACGGGCAGGGTGCGTTGGGGCTCGGCGCCATCAGCGCCTTGCCCGAGCCAGCGCTCGGCGGCTGCGCGGCCGCTTCGGTGCAACAGGCGAATGAAGCCGCGGCCGAGATCGGCCGACGAGCGCTGCGCCAGACCCTCGATCGAGTCTTCTGCCGCGATTTTTGTAAGCCGCAGCGCGGGTGCTGCGTGCGACTGCGCCCATGCGATCGCCGCGATCTCGGCCTTGAGCGCGGCATTGGCGGCGATCTGGTCGAGGCGGCGGTCGATCGCGGCGAGCGTGATCGGCACATAGCTGTCGCGCGTGGGCGTGACCTGGACCAGCAGCAGGTCGGCGGTTGCCGATTCCTTCGCCAGTTTGATCAGCGGCGGATTGCCGCCAAAGCCGCCGTCCCAATAGGCCTCGCCGTCGATCTCGACGGCACAGTGAACCAGCGGCGGGCAGGTCGAGGCCAGCGCGACGTCGGCAGTGATCGCGTCGTTGTCAAAAATCTGCTGCTGCCCGTCGCGGATTCGCGTCGCCGCGATCAAAAGCTTTGGGCATTTGGCATCGCGCAAGGCCGCAAAATTGATGTCGCGCGACAGCGCCAGGCGCAGCGGATCGAGATCGAACGGATCGAACTGGCCGGAGCGCAGCGCCGGCCCGAACGCGACCGAGCTTCCCGGCGGGGAGAAGCCGCCGATCAGCATCAACGAGCGGAACGAGGCCTCGTGCATCAGCCGGACCCAGAATCGGTTCAGCCGGCTGCGCGCGCCTTCGCGGCCGCCTTCGGCAAGGCCGCCGGCGAGCAGCAGCGCGTTGATGGCGCCGGCGCTGGCGCCGCTGATCGTATCGAACTCAATGGACGGCTCTTCGAGCAGCCGTTCCAGCACGCCCCAGGTGAAGGCGGCAAAAGTCCCGCCGCCCTGAAGCGCCAGTGAAAGCTTTCGCGGCGGCCATGGTTCGGCGCGGGCCTGTACGGGCGCAGCAGGCGAGGCGGTGGTTACGACCTCGACCGGCGGCCGAACTTGCGCGATGGGATCAGGCTGCGATGCAGGCGGGGGAACGGCGACAGGCTTTGGCGCAGGCGATGGGGGCGGTGGGGGCGGATCGGACCAGATGTTGGTCGACGAGAGCAGCCGGCTTGCCGCGGTGCCCTGCGAGCCGCGTTCATCATGCGTGCCGTCAATCTTCTCGCTCATTCTGAGCTACCGCGTAACGCCATGTCTTCTTTCAGGATGACAGGCATGGGAACCGTTCGCCACACCCTGCCGTGTGTCGGATCGGAGTTGCGAACAGGATTTGGCAGATAATGCGGAGACCCTGCGGCGGTATCCGTACTTTTTCCGGCTTTACGCTTTCTCGCCGATCCGGCTTTCCTTGCCCGCTCGCAAGCGCTTGATGTTCTCGCGATGCGCGTAGAACAGCATCAGCGTCAGCACCACGGCCAGCGAGGCTAGTTTGGGGTCGCTGAACCACCACAGGAACAGCGGCGTAATGAAGGCTGCGACCAGCGCAGACAGGGAGGAGTAGCGGGTGGTAAAAGCGGTTGCGAGCCAGAGCAGGCAGAACACCAGCGCTGCGGCGGGCAACAGGCCGAGCAGGATTCCAATATAGACGGCGACGCCTTTGCCGCCCTTGAATTTGAGCCAGACCGGGAAGAGGTGGCCCAGAAAGGCACCGAACCCGGCCAGCATTGCAGCGTCCAGTCCAGCGATGTGAAACGCGATCAAGACCGCTGCAGTGCCCTTGAGCGCGTCGAGCAGCAGGGTGCCCGCGGCAAGGCTCTTGCGCCCTGTGCGCAGCACGTTGGTGGCGCCGATGCTGCCGGAACCGATCGAGCGGATATCCTGCGTGCCGGCGAGCCTGGTCAGCACCAGCCCGAACGGAATCGAGCCGAGCAAATAGCCGATGACGAAGGCGACCGGCAGGAATGCATCAAGCCCCATCGTGTCTCCATGGCTGACATAGCCAGCGCCCATTAGACATGCTCGTAAACCGTTCGTCCGCCGACGATGGTCCTGATAGCGCGGCCTGTAAAGCGGGCTTCGTCGAACGGGGTGTTCTTGCAGGGCGATTTGAGGTCGGCGGGGTCGACCACCCAGGGCACATCGGGGTCGATCACGACGACGTCGGCTGGGCTGCCGACGCGCAGGGTTCCGCCCGGCAGGCCGAGCAGTTCGGCCGGCCGCGTCGACATCGCCCGGATCAGCGTCTTGAGGTCGAGCTCGTCATTGTGCACCAGCCGCAGGCCCGCTGGCAGCATGGTCTCGAGGCCAATGGCGCCTGGGGCCGCTTCTGCAAACGGCAGGCGCTTCATCTCGACGTCGTGCGGATTGTGATCGGACATGATGACGTCGACGAGGCCGGAGGCCACGGCCTCCACCAGCGCACGGCGATCGTCCTCGGTGCGCAGCGGCGGCGACAGTTTCAGGAAGGAACGGTAGGGGCCGATGTCGTTCTCGTTCAGCGCAAGATGGTTGATCGAAACCGAGGCGCTGACGGCGAGGCCGGCGTCGCGGGCGCGCTTCAAGATCTCGAGCGACTCGATGCAGGACAGCGAAGCGGCGTGATAGCGGCCGCCGGTCAGCGCGACCAGGCGCATGTCGCGCTCGAGGATCACGGCCTCGGCGGCCTTCGGGATGCCCATCAGGCCGAGGCGCGAGGCGAACTCGCCTTCGTTCATCACGCCTTCGCCGACGAGATCGGGGTCCTCGGTGTGATGCACGATCAGCGCGCCGAAATCGCGGGCGTAGGTCAGCGCGCGGCGCATCACCTGCGCATTGGTCACGCTGCGGTCGCCGTCGCTGAAGGCCACGGCGCCGGCGGCCTTGAGCAGGCCGAACTCGGTCATCTCCTCGCCGCGCATGCCCTTGGTCAGCGCCGCCATCGGCTGGATGTTGACGATCGCGGTATCGCGCGCGCGCCGCATCACGAAATCGACGGTCGCCGAGTTGTCGATCACCGGAGAGGTGTCGGGCTGGCAGATGATAGTGGTGATGCCGCCGGTCGCGGCCGCCTGGCTCGCGGAGGCAAAGGTCTCGCGATGGCTGAAGCCGGGCTCGCCGACGAAGGCGCGCATGTCGATCAGGCCGGGCGCGACGATCTTGCCGGAGCAATTGACGACGTCGGTTCCCTCGGGGACGCCGGCCGCACCGATGCCGCGGCGGGTCTCGCGGATGATGCCGTCGGCAATCAGGACGTCGCCAGGGCCGTCGAAATCCCTGCTGGGATCGACGACGCGGGCGTTGGCGAGCAGGATGGGGCGGCGGTCAATCAGCATGAGCATCACGCGTTCGGCAGGTTACGGGCGAGCGCTTCCAGCACCGCCATGCGCACGGCCACGCCCATCTCCACTTGTTCGCGGATCAGGGACTGAGCGCCGTCGGCGACCGCGGTGTCGATCTCGACGCCGCGGTTCATCGGGCCGGGGTGCATCACCAGTGCGTCGGGCTTGGCGTAGGCGAGCTTCTTCTGGTCGAGCCCGAAATAGTGGAAATATTCGGAGGTCGACGGCACGAAGGAGCCGTTCATCCGCTCGCGCTGCAGCCGCAGCATCATGACGATATCCGCGCCGTTGAGCCCCTCGCGCATGTCGCGCGCGACCTCGACGCCCATCCGCTCGATGCCGGGCGGCAGCAGCGTGGAGGGGCCGACGACGCGGACCCGGGCGCCCATGGCGTTGAGCAGGATGATGTTGGAGCGGGCCACGCGCGAATGCAGCACGTCGCCGCAGATCGCCACCACGAGCCCCTCGATCCGGCCCTTGTTGCGGCGGATGGTGAGCGCGTCGAGCAGCGCCTGGGTCGGATGCTCATGCGCGCCGTCGCCGGCATTGATCACGGAACCGTCAACCTTGCGGGCCAGCAGTTCCACCGCGCCGGAGGCGTGATGGCGCACTACCAATATATCCGGATGCATGGCGTTCAGCGTCATCGCGGTATCGACCAGCGTCTCGCCCTTCTTGATGGACGAGGAGGACACCGACATGTTCATGACGTCGGCGCCGAGGCGTTTCCCGGCGAGCTCGAACGAAGACTGGGTCCGGGTCGAGGCTTCGAAGAAGAGGTTTACTTGCGTCCGTCCACGCAGGACGGTGCGCTTCTTGTCAACCTGGCGGTTGAGCTCGACATATTCTTCGGACAGGTCGAGGAGGCCGCTGATGTCGGCCGCGGAAAGGCCCTCGATGCCCAGCAAATGCCGGTGGCCGAGGACGAAGGTCGATTTCGATGTCATTAAAGCGAGAGCTATAGGCGCGGATGGCGGGGGGAGCAAGGGCCAATGCCGGGGTGGGGACTTATCCCCTGATCTGTCTCCCGCTCAGTCATTCCGGGATGGCGCGCGAGCGCCAGACCCGGAATCTCGAGATTTCGATGCTTCGCATCGTCCCGGAATGACGCTGACGGACAAGGAAGCATCATGAAATCAATTCTTGCTGCATTTGTATCAATCATCGCCATTTCATCAGCCCAGGCCCAATCGCTCCCCGGCGGCTTCGTCTATTTGCGCGACGTCGACCCCACCATCATCCAGGACATCCGCTACGCGACGCCGAACAATTTCGTCGGCCGTCCGCTCGCCGGCTACGGCGCCGGCGAATGCGTGGTGAAGCGGGAGGTGGGGCTGCGGCTCAAGGCGGTCCAGCAGGATCTGGCGGCACAGAACCTGTCGCTGAAAATGTTCGACTGCTACCGGCCGGCGCGCGCCTCGCTCGACATGGTAAAGTGGTCGCAGAACGGCCACGAGACCGCCGCCGATCGGCGCTACAATCCGCGAATCCCCAAGACCGAGCTGTTCCGCCTCGGCTATATCGCGAGCCGCTCGCAGCATTCCACGGGGGCGGCGCTCGACCTCACGCTGGTCGATCTCAAGGCTGACAATTCCGCCAGGATCGATCCGTCAAAATCCTACGCCGACTGCACGGCGCCGGTCGAG
This portion of the Bradyrhizobium diazoefficiens genome encodes:
- the plsY gene encoding glycerol-3-phosphate 1-O-acyltransferase PlsY, producing the protein MGLDAFLPVAFVIGYLLGSIPFGLVLTRLAGTQDIRSIGSGSIGATNVLRTGRKSLAAGTLLLDALKGTAAVLIAFHIAGLDAAMLAGFGAFLGHLFPVWLKFKGGKGVAVYIGILLGLLPAAALVFCLLWLATAFTTRYSSLSALVAAFITPLFLWWFSDPKLASLAVVLTLMLFYAHRENIKRLRAGKESRIGEKA
- a CDS encoding patatin-like phospholipase family protein encodes the protein MSEKIDGTHDERGSQGTAASRLLSSTNIWSDPPPPPPSPAPKPVAVPPPASQPDPIAQVRPPVEVVTTASPAAPVQARAEPWPPRKLSLALQGGGTFAAFTWGVLERLLEEPSIEFDTISGASAGAINALLLAGGLAEGGREGARSRLNRFWVRLMHEASFRSLMLIGGFSPPGSSVAFGPALRSGQFDPFDLDPLRLALSRDINFAALRDAKCPKLLIAATRIRDGQQQIFDNDAITADVALASTCPPLVHCAVEIDGEAYWDGGFGGNPPLIKLAKESATADLLLVQVTPTRDSYVPITLAAIDRRLDQIAANAALKAEIAAIAWAQSHAAPALRLTKIAAEDSIEGLAQRSSADLGRGFIRLLHRSGRAAAERWLGQGADGAEPQRTLPVAEPALA
- a CDS encoding M15 family metallopeptidase, producing MKSILAAFVSIIAISSAQAQSLPGGFVYLRDVDPTIIQDIRYATPNNFVGRPLAGYGAGECVVKREVGLRLKAVQQDLAAQNLSLKMFDCYRPARASLDMVKWSQNGHETAADRRYNPRIPKTELFRLGYIASRSQHSTGAALDLTLVDLKADNSARIDPSKSYADCTAPVEARLPEGSVDMGTGYDCTDAKGHTAVTSINPDQRAWRKGLVTAMAKQGFVNYSKEWWHFSLPGAGGAAYDFPIQPRTR
- a CDS encoding aspartate carbamoyltransferase catalytic subunit, with product MTSKSTFVLGHRHLLGIEGLSAADISGLLDLSEEYVELNRQVDKKRTVLRGRTQVNLFFEASTRTQSSFELAGKRLGADVMNMSVSSSSIKKGETLVDTAMTLNAMHPDILVVRHHASGAVELLARKVDGSVINAGDGAHEHPTQALLDALTIRRNKGRIEGLVVAICGDVLHSRVARSNIILLNAMGARVRVVGPSTLLPPGIERMGVEVARDMREGLNGADIVMMLRLQRERMNGSFVPSTSEYFHYFGLDQKKLAYAKPDALVMHPGPMNRGVEIDTAVADGAQSLIREQVEMGVAVRMAVLEALARNLPNA
- a CDS encoding dihydroorotase, coding for MLIDRRPILLANARVVDPSRDFDGPGDVLIADGIIRETRRGIGAAGVPEGTDVVNCSGKIVAPGLIDMRAFVGEPGFSHRETFASASQAAATGGITTIICQPDTSPVIDNSATVDFVMRRARDTAIVNIQPMAALTKGMRGEEMTEFGLLKAAGAVAFSDGDRSVTNAQVMRRALTYARDFGALIVHHTEDPDLVGEGVMNEGEFASRLGLMGIPKAAEAVILERDMRLVALTGGRYHAASLSCIESLEILKRARDAGLAVSASVSINHLALNENDIGPYRSFLKLSPPLRTEDDRRALVEAVASGLVDVIMSDHNPHDVEMKRLPFAEAAPGAIGLETMLPAGLRLVHNDELDLKTLIRAMSTRPAELLGLPGGTLRVGSPADVVVIDPDVPWVVDPADLKSPCKNTPFDEARFTGRAIRTIVGGRTVYEHV